In Rutidosis leptorrhynchoides isolate AG116_Rl617_1_P2 unplaced genomic scaffold, CSIRO_AGI_Rlap_v1 contig179, whole genome shotgun sequence, a genomic segment contains:
- the LOC139881635 gene encoding LOW QUALITY PROTEIN: long chain acyl-CoA synthetase 1-like (The sequence of the model RefSeq protein was modified relative to this genomic sequence to represent the inferred CDS: inserted 1 base in 1 codon; substituted 1 base at 1 genomic stop codon) — MLGWRNVTDGKVGPYLWKTYKEVYDEILXIDAALQASGAEPGSRVGIYGVNCPQWVMTMEACGAHSLVCVPLYDTLGLGAVNFIIDRAEVDIVCIQDKKVKEVLNPTCKSAERLKTLVCFSSLTKEEKEKAALIGNIKPYSWEEFLEIGKGNPCEISPAKPLDICTIMHTSGTSGDPKGVILTHETITTFVRGVDFFLDQFEDKMTADDVYLSFLPLAHILDRMIEEYFFHGDLNAITDDLMELKPTFMAGVPRVFERIYEGIQQALQELNPFRRTVFKALYKIKLAQMNAGYKQKKASRLADLLAFRKIKAKLGGRLRLILSEGAPLSSEIEEFLRVTCCAFVVTGLGLTESCGAATIGYPDEMSMIGTVXFNELCLKEVPDMGYDPLANPPRGEICLRGKTIFSGYYKNPELTKEVIQDGGFHTGDIGEMLPNGVVKIIDRKKNLIKLSQGEYVALEHLENIYTIWVYGNSFKSMLVAVITPHEENTKKWGELNGHKGSFSELCALDQFRSYIISELKSTADRSKLRGFEYVKGVILEPRPFDMERDLVTATLKKKRNKLLKYYQVEIYQLYQNLAQSKR; from the exons ATGCTAGGATGGCGTAATGTTACTGATGGAAAG GTAGGACCCTATCTCTGGAAAACCTACAAGGAAGTTTACGACGAAATCCTGTAAATCGATGCTGCCTTACAAGCATCCGGAGCTGAACCT GGTTCCCGAGTTGGGATTTATGGAGTTAACTGTCCTCAGTGGGTTATGACAATGGAG GCTTGTGGTGCTCACAGTCTAGTTTGTGTGCCGCTGTACGATACATTAG GGTTAGGGGCTGTAAATTTTATCATAGATCGCGCAGAGGTGGACATTGTTTGCATCCAAGATAAGAAAGTGAAAGAG GTACTAAATCCAACCTGTAAATCTGCTGAACGGCTGAAAA CATTGGTTTGCTTCTCGTCGTTGACCAAGGAGGAGAAAGAGAAAGCAGCTCTTATTGGGAATATTAAACCATACTCGTGGGAAGAGTTCCTTGAGATT GGAAAAGGAAATCCATGTGAGATATCACCAGCTAAGCCTCTGGACATTTGCACAATCATGCATACAAGCGGGACAAGTGGAGATCCGAAAGGTGTCATATTAACTCATGAAACCATCACAACTTTTGTAAGAGGTGTTGATTTCTTCTTGGATCAATTTGAAGACAAG ATGACAGCCGACGATGTCTATTTATCTTTCCTACCCCTTGCTCATATACTTGACCGCATGATTGAGGAATATTTCTTTCATGGG gatttGAATGCAATAACGGATGATTTGATGGAGCTGAAGCCTACATTTATGGCTGGTGTACCCAGAGTCTTTGAAAGAATTTATGAAG GTATACAACAAGCATTGCAAGAACTTAATCCCTTCAGGAGGACAGTTTTCAAGGCTCTCTACA AGATCAAACTTGCTCAGATGAATGCCGGGTATAAGCAAAAAAAAGCATCTCGGTTGGCAGATCTTTTGGCATTTCGGAAGATT AAAGCAAAGTTAGGTGGTCGGCTTCGACTAATTCTATCAGAAGGAGCACCTCTAAGCTCGGAAATCGAAGAATTCCTGAGAGTCACTTGTTGTGCTTTTGTAGTTACAGG TCTAGGATTGACGGAATCTTGTGGGGCGGCTACCATTGGTTATCCAGACGAAATGTCCATGATCGGCACGG TATTCAACGAGCTATGCCTGAAGGAGGTTCCAGATATGGGGTACGATCCCCTCGCCAATCCACCACGTGGTGAGATCTGCTTGAGAGGGAAGACTATTTTCTCGGGGTATTACAAGAATCCTGAACTGACTAAAGAAGTCATTCAGGATGGAGGGTTTCATACAGGGGATATTGGGGAGATGCTTCCAAACGGCGTCGTTAAGATAATCGACAGGAAGAAGAATCTTATTAAACTATCTCAAGGAGAATATGTCGCACTCGAGCATCTAGAAAACATCTACACT ATTTGGGTGTACGGAAACAGCTTTAAGTCAATGCTAGTGGCAGTAATTACACCACATGAAGAAAATACAAAAAAATGGGGAGAATTAAATGGTCACAAAGGATCCTTTTCCGAGTTATGTGCTCTTGATCAGTTTCGCAGTTACATTATCTCTGAGCTGAAATCAACAGCTGATCGAAGCAAG CTGCGAGGATTTGAATACGTAAAAGGAGTGATATTGGAGCCTCGTCCATTTGACATGGAAAGAGATTTGGTAACTGCTACATTGAAGAAGAAAAGAAACAAGCTGCTCAAATATTATCAG GTTGAAATCTACCAACTCTATCAAAATTTGGCACAATCAAAGCGCTGA